In the Balaenoptera ricei isolate mBalRic1 chromosome 1, mBalRic1.hap2, whole genome shotgun sequence genome, TCAAGGAAGAACTAACTGGAAATATTGGGTTTGAAAAATGTAATAgttgaaataaaaatcttaatgGATATGTTAAGTTGTGGAAACGATAGAGCTGAAGAATGTATTACTGAGCTGGAAGATTTCTGAAAGCTGCAAAGCatcaaaaaagtagaaaagtattttgaaagaaaagctTAGAGGTGAGGAGAGTAGAAATTGAAATGTCAGCATCCTTGTAATAGGagttccagaagaaaacaaaataaatgtagagaaagaaatatttaaacaatttCCCCAAATAAAAGAAAGGTAAAAGACCTTAGTCTGAAAAGGCTTGTAAAGTACCACATAGGCTATATTGGAAAAAGAAgtgatatatattcattttagtgAAATTAATAATGCAAAGAGAATATTCTGAAACTTTctagaggggaaaaagaaaaatgcctaAAAAGAATAGGAGGTGGTTTGACCACACACTTCTCACTAATCTGGATGTGAGAAGACAAAGAGTAATATttgcaaaattttgaaaaaaagagagataaagaacaTTAGATTTGGAAATGTATATCCAACTAAATTGCCATTTAAATATTGGTACAAAGGAACCATAAGACTCCATCACAAGCCAGAATTAAAATTCTAGGCAGTACGAACATGATGAAGGTGATGGTGGGGAAGGGGACTATATTTTGCTCTCTCTCCtgtgaatttatcctgtatggactaCATCAATGGACTTCCTCACCTTCTGGCTTCGGGTTGAATTTGCCTAGTGTGGAACCccagcaggagggaagggggaaggtggTAGGACAGGGTATTtattctccaggctcatctagGGCTGGCTGCAAGTCTTGACTGGAAGTCACAATTCCTGTTTAGGCTGTCTTCTCCACACAATTCTCTCCTTAGGTTCCAATAACTTACCTTTCCCCTTGACTAGTGGTCATAACAACCCTGTTCCTTATAATATTGCTAGAATATTATACTATCCTTTTTGATTTCCCTACACTTTACCTCTATGTTTGTAAACAGTCCTTTTTATTAAGCCCTTCTCAAGCTATCCTAATTTGTGTTTCATCTGTGTGCTGATAAGATGCTGATGATACAATAGGAACCTTTTATTGACAAAAgtgatatataaaaaacaaaaaccttcggAAAACATCATACTTACTGTGAGAAACTTTAGATGCAGTCTCTTTGTGATTAGGGACAAGACATAGATACCCACAATCACAGTTACTGTTTTACGTAGTTCTTCTTGAGGTTTGAgacaatacaaaaacaaaagtaaaaaaatgagGCATAAGGATTGGAAGGGAAGAttaaaacttctcattttgtccACTGATAATGTATATCTTTATAGAAAAAAACGCAGAAATCAATAGACACactatcagaaataaaaagagagttcCACAAGTTTGTAAGATTCAAGATTATTTGTTACAAAGTGAAGAACATTTATTTAAACCAGTTATAGTtatctgtattagttatctattgctgcataacaaatgaccccaaaatgtaatggcttaaaataaaaaatatttatcttaaaatttctGTGGTCAGGAATTCAAGGTTGGTTTAGGTGGGTGTTATGGAACTGAATGTTCgtgtccctcccaaattcataacTTAAAATTCTGtgtcccaatgtgatggtattaggaggtggggctttttgAAAATAACTAGGATTAGATGACGTCACgaaggtggggccctcatgaatgggattattaCCCTTGTAAGAGCcaggagagagcttgcttcctctctctttccgccacgtgaggatacaatgagaagtcagCCATCTGCAATGCAGAAGCTGCAGTCTTTTTATAACTTAATCTGGGAAGTGCTATCCCAAcacttctgctgtattctattAGTTAGAAGTGAGTCAGTAGGTCCAACCCACACTCAAGAGGAGGAAACTATGAAAGGGCATGAATACCAGGTGGTGGGGGGTCATTGGGGTCATCTTAGAGGTTGCTTACCGCAGAATCTAAAAATGCCACAGAAAATTACAACATTTATAATCACAACAAAATTACAAAGTATCAAGCAATTTATCTAAGAAAGAATGGATAAGACCAtcccaaagaaaaattttaaaagtcataaaGAACACATGGAAAACTGTGGATAGGGCAAAAACATTGTAAAGAAAACACTTCCCCTAAATTAGTGCAATTACTGTTAATAGTCCAGTAGAACATTTTAAGACCAtgatagtttttcttttcctaatacaTATAGGAGAGATTAAATATACTCAAATAGTTAcatcaattttgaaaaagaaaatcaaagagggAAAATTTTACCATTCTAGCTCTCAAGACATTTTAGAAAGCCATAATTGTGAAAACTGTGTGACCCTAGTACCAGAATAgagaaataaatcaatgaaacagagataagaaCCCAGAAAAAGACCCGACTACATGTATAGACTTCATATATGATAAATATACCACTGTAATTCAGCTGGGGAAAATATAgattgtgttgggaaaactggttcatacatggagaaaaacaaagatgaactCTTTTATACCACAAACAAAGATGAACTCCAGAGAGGTGAAAGCCTATACATGAAATCTGTGGTGGTGTGAGATATTTTCAATGTCTAAAAGTAACAATagattaatatctagaatatcaAGTACAAGGAAATCCTgtgaataaacacaaagaaataagaaacccaattgaaaaatgggcatggTGTACAAAACAGGATATATACACGAAAGGGAAGATATTTGTATAACAAAAATATGACAAGATGTTCAACCTcacaagaaatcagaaaaaaaattaatagtatgATATGACTTTATATCCATAGCACTTGGTAAAAATTAGAAAAGTGGATAATACCAAGTAGAGGTGAGGACATAGGGTAAGATCATCATGGTGTCATGGGATTCAACCACTTAGATACTGATGTCAGACATTGACTTGTACTTTTCCCTGCAACATCtctcccccatctccaccccctcTACCTTCTTTTATCCTTAGTGAAAGAAGGTAAATTACATTAAGTCTACAGATGAATCATTTGTGGGAAGATACACTGTATTTACAACAACAAGAACAGCAACGTTTTTTGAGTGCTTACTTTGATGTTGAGGACTATTTTAAGTGTATCAAATGTTTTGACTcgtttaattttcataaatttcacAATAGTACCTATGAAATAGGTACTGTCGTGATCATGcccatttttatagatgagaaaactgtggcaTAGAGGAGGGAAAGTGACCTGTCCAGTtcacatagctaataaatggaagaactgggatttgaacccaggcagtttaaCTCCCTAACCATCATGTGAcactttctttctatctttcccaTCCAGGATATggtgtattttttccatttatttgaatatttgtcattttcaggaaaatttttatagtttaaaaaatatgattctaTTCAATTGTTATTAAGAGTTATTTCAGGATACTTTAAGAGTTGTGTTTTTGGTTGTACATATGGTGgaattcttaaaattatattttctgattattaaTTATAAACATCATTTTTCATGACTATGAAGAAAGCCGTATGTGAGTTCTAAAGCACGTTACCTCTGCCCATCTGTAAAAGAGAGTGAGAACATTGTGCCGTCATTCTGATTTCATCTGTCTCCCTGTTTCATGCATGGAGACTGGGATGTGGGCAGAAGTGCCTGGAGAGGGGGCAGTGCCAGCTGTTGGAGTCTGATTTCAACAGACTGCCTTGTGTGTCACACTAAGGCATTTGGGCCACTCCCAGAATCAAACTTTCTGACAGAAGGTTTTAGGCAAGGAAGTGAGaactgaatttgtttttaaaaacatcattctTGCAGCATTATGCAGGGTGACTTGGGCTTGGGAAAGGCTGGTGGCCGGGAAACAAGTTAGAGGATCACTGCAATATTTCAGGTGAGATAATAAAAGCCTGACCTCAGGCAATGACAGTAGGGAGGCAGCGTGCTCATGTGACAAGCATGGCTCAGGTAATATCGACAGTCCTGGGTGACTAGTTCAAtgctggaggaggggaagagagtgGAGTGGAATTTGTCACCAGAAAGAGTGACCTCAGGTGAAACAGGTTGTATTGTGAACGGGGGTGGGCAGAATGGAGCAGGGAAATAAGTTTGGTGTCGGTTTGGTTCAGGTGGAGAGCCAGAATGATAGCCATAGAAATGCCAAAACATGATATAAcaactaatgaaacttcaaaggcaGAACCCTttgataaaatggaaaataggGATTTATGAGAGGTTTATATGATTTATGTGGAGCTGAGCACTTGGAAATTACTGTAAATGGTATTTGAAGCCAGAGAAAATGTGAAATAAGTTTAGGTAGAGTCCCatctttagttaaaaaaaaaaaaaaattaggataaccagttaaatttgaacttcagataaaAAACGAGTAATTTTTACTATAGTCCATGCAATGTTTAAGACATACTTATCCTAAAAACTAGTTATTATTTGAGatccaaatttaactgggtgccaTCTGACAACCATAACAGATATGGCAAACAGAAAGGCCTACAGGGACCAGGAAAGCCGTTTCACACGGTGAGGTGCGTGAGAAATACAGTGGAGGGTGTGCGGGCTGGGCAGCCTGGAACACCTGTGTCCCATCCCCAAGAGCAGCTGCTGCCCAGCTCCAGCTGGTGGGGTGTGCAGAGAGGGTCTCCAGACGGTCCAATATTCTAGTGGTTCAAAACATAATATAAAgataatacagggcttccctggtggcgcagtggttgagaatctgcctgccaatgttagagacacgggttcgagccctggtctgggaggatcccacatgccgcggagcaactgggcccgtgagccacaactactgagcctgcgcgtctggagcctgtgctccgcaacgagagaggccgcgatagtgagaggcccgcgcaccgcgatgaagagtgacccccgctcgccgcaactggagaaagtcctcgcgcagaaatgaagacccaacacagccaaaaataaattaaaaaaaaaaaaaaagataatataaattaaaaaacatatggAATATCCCAATTTTTAAAGGGGACAGTCTGTAGAAAGAAAGAACACTGTGAGGCACAAGCAAAGCAGGTCTGTGGGCTCCGTAAGGCATATGGGCGATGGGTTTGTAACCTCTGATCTGATCTCTACAGAGTGGGCGGAGCAGGTTTGTAAGCTGTAAATTATGTTGCTTTGCTATGTCAGGGTGAATAGTATTTgggtgtggggaagggatggCGGCAGGGGGACGATTCCCTCCTGCCAAAGGTGAGACATAGAAGCGGCTTCTCTGGCCATGACTCCGTGCTCTCGCCCCTCAGTGCCTGAATGTGCCCCACTGGCCACTCTCCCCATGGCCGGGCAATGGCCAAAGTCCTCAGGGCGGTGCTGCGGCTACCTGCTCTCGCGGGGCCTGAGGTGAGGAACCCGCCCTACCAGCCTTTCAGGCAGCAAGGCAGCAGCAATTGGGGTTTTGAAAGCTTTCATCAGAAGATTGTGGGCGGAAACTTCCCTGGGTTTGCTCTGAGCTTCTTGAGGCTTCTCAGCTTCAGATGCAAAGCGAGTGGGTGTCTCTTTGAGAagcagaaagagggaaagaaagaacgaaagagaGGTGTTTCCCTGGGTTCTGGAAACTCTATAAAGAGAGAGCCGGCTCCTTTCTCTCGAGCACTCAGAAGAAACAGGAGTCCCGTCCTTGACACCCGGGACTCCCCAGGACTGAGAAGGAGGAAAGCCCTTGGCTGGGGGCTGGCCCGAGGCACTTGCTGCCATGCAACGGCCCCTGAATTACCCGTACCCCCAGATTTTCTGGGTGGACAGCAGTGCCAGCTCTCCCTGGGCCCCTCCAGGGTCAGTCTTCCCCTGTCCGTCCTCTGTGCCAGGAAGGCCCGGGCAAAGGAGGCCACCGCCACTACCACCACCTCTGAAGAAGAGGAGGGACCACAACACAGGCCTGTGTCTCCTCGTGATGTTTTTCATGGTTCTGGTGGCCCTGGTTGGATTGGGGATGGGACTATTTCAGCTCTTCCATCTGCAGAAGGAACTGGCCGAACTCAGAGAGGTAAGCGGCCCCGTGAATTGCTGTGCCCTGAAGGCACGGGTGTGAGACAGCCCCGCTGTAGTGGAGGGAGGAAGGTGACAGGGACCCATGTGGACCACAGTCTTGCTTGCAAAGTACTTGGCAATCCTTTTCTCCTGTCTCAGGAATGAATCATTCTAGCCATCCTGTTCTATACGCAGAGAAATGGGGGCTCAAATGAGTGAAAGGAATTTTATCTATGTTGGGAAGGATCAGGGCCAAATTAGGACTGGTAATGAGAGTTCTTCTTTTCTCAGTTGGCTGCTACCTACCTTATACTCAGTgattcaagaaagaaaaggaacttGGAATCTTGCTTACAAGTGAATTTGTTCAAATGGACAAACTAAAGTTCcttgaaaatacttaaaaatattggAACTATTTCAGATCacaaaactgaggcatggagaggcaCAACTTGGCCGGAGTCTGAGTTAGCAGAAGTTTTAAGGTGTTTAGATTCCCTTTCCAGTGTTTAGTTTATTTGACAATTCTGCCTCCTTTGCTTAAAGAacttcatatttattatataccttttctcttttggtttcacCAGTCCACCAGCCAAAGGCATACAGAATCATCTTTGGAGAAGCAAATAGGTGAGTCCTTTCATGCGTGTACATGAGTTAGAAAGATAGTCCTTAGCGCTGAACCATGTTGGGGGCATGCCTTGAATTCCATCTCATTCTTGGGCATATGTATACTATGGAAGAGGAATCCTAAGCAATTCTGAATCTCTGGTCATTTTGGTTCTTTGAGCTGGCCTAAAATACGAAGTGAATTTAATTGTTCAAAATTAGTGTAGCTGAGTATCGCACAAAAGTCAAAATAATTTCTGCCTGAATTTGGAAAGGGCAACACACATATACAGCCCTGGACCTTTGCCCCTTAGCAGTTGGCTCCAGGCCTGTCCCCTTCCTCATGCCTCCTGGTTCCCGTGCACAGGGCTGTGGCTATAACTTCTcgggagagaaggggaggtaaAGGCAGAGATAGCTGCTGCTGGGAAAGATCCATGCTCTCCTATTTAATCTCTATAAGAGATTACTTGAGTCAgaccttatttaaaattttttcataggatatatttaagcttttaaaaagtgGGCAACCAATCATCCACATTAGGATGGTTCTTTTGCAGCCACTGGAAAGCTTGGAGGAAGACTTTTGCCATTATTCAAAGGGTAGTCCCACTTCACTCACAGAGGCAATCGTGAGCTACCTTTGATAATAAAGGAAAAGCCTTTGTATGAGATCCAGGACAGGAAGAAGATGAAAATGTTGAACATTGACCTTCTAAAGTTTCAGGACATAGTTTTGGAAACTGTGGACAGATAGATTTAGAATACTGCAACTCATTAAACTAAGATTCACTGAACTTTAGATTTGGTAAGAGTTGGAAGGGAGCTTAGAGAACATCTGGTCCAGTCATCtcatttttcagaagagaaacaaaacaccAGATAGATTAGGTGATGTGCCCAAGACCGCTGCTGTGAAACTGGAGTGAGAAGGAACATAGGCTCCTAATGCCTTGTCACTTATAGTGCTTCCCAGTACATGCTCTGGTGCCTCATGACATAGGGAAACTCCTGTCTCGTTCTGATGGCCATGGAATGAGAATAAAGATGACAAGCAAGATGCCTCTGCAAAGACAATAGTTAAATCTCATCCTTAGAAAttgggaagaaaacagaagacagCACTGGCCACCCAGTAAGGGGAGCCTATTCCAATTTCTCAGGATATGCCTGAGAAACCCAAGTCACCCTATTGCCCTAGCAGGTAGGCTCTTGTAGGAGCCATCCATAGGGTCCTCTGGTTTCTAGTTCTGGGTCTGAGTCCCTAAAGAGTTAGAAATTCCAGACGTACCCAAGCAGAGTAAAAACATTTGTTAGAAAAATAAAGCCTCTGGAGGATTTCTAAAATAAGATAGCTTTGAAAATCAGTGGAATGTGGCTGATAAAATGGGTACCTAATTACTCATCTTTCACCCACTTTCTGGAGTCATTTTAGTAATTAAAAGTCAAGTGAACAGATGAGTCAGGTCTACCTGTCCCACTAAAcaagtatcaagtatctttcctagATCAACCCAGATGGACCAGAAATTGGTGAATTATCACATGGAAATCAAATTAGCAACTTTACTAATGAGCTAAGAGATGCAAATTTAAAAAGGGGGATACCCAGGTTTATCCAGCAAATtagtgaagtttaaaaaaaaaaaaaaccccggaTTGGCAAAAACGTGAGAGAAAAGGGTCTGCTTCAACAGTTGAGAGTCAGTGGGCATGTAAATTGCTACACCTTTTCTAAAGAGCAGTTGGGAAAAAGATATCAAAGGATTAAAACTGTTAATTTACCTTGTAATCTCATCACTAAggctttattaagaaaataatcaaaatgtgCCTGAAAATTTATAATAAGGATGTTCATCACTTCCTTATAAGGCTATTTATAATAAACCAGTCAGAAGAAAGTTAAATGCCTCTTAATAGGAAATTAGTTAAATACATTACGGTGTATTCAGACGAGAGCATAATACACAGCAACTAAAAGCTatatgttagggcttccctggtggtgcagtggttgagaatctgcctgccaatgcaggggacacgggttcgagcccaggtctgggaaggtcccacatgccgcggagcaactgggcccgtgagccacaattactgagcctgcacgtctggagcctgtgctccgcaacaagagaggccgcaatagtgagaggcccatgcaccgcgatgaagagtggcccccacttgccacaactagagaaagccctcgcacagaaacgaagacccaacgcagccaaataaataaataaataaataaataaataaataaataaataaaagaaaaaaagctatatGTTAGAAGGACATTTAATGCCATAGAGATTGTGTATTCTATATTGTTGGATAAAAGACAAGTTATAAAGAAGTGTGTTTAGTTTAATATTGacatatgcatatttttatagTCTTAGTAAACATCTAGAAGGATTTATACTCCAACAGGTTAACTGTGATTTTTCTCTGGAAGGTACTATTGtaggttatttaacctttcttatTTGGTTCACTTTCATTTTTCCACAGTTAACTCATTaaatcttttattcattcacaaaTGTTCTTGGAGTGTTTCCTGTGCTCCAGGCTGGGTGTTGGGTAGTGGGTGATGACAGAACGAGAGACAAGCggcttgccctcatggagctcttAGCGTGcgagagaagataaacaaaagcaaGCAAACAGACAACATACTTTTAAGTTGTACTAAGTGTGACCTAAGATTGAGTGGTCTGGAAAGTCC is a window encoding:
- the FASLG gene encoding tumor necrosis factor ligand superfamily member 6 isoform X2 encodes the protein MQRPLNYPYPQIFWVDSSASSPWAPPGSVFPCPSSVPGRPGQRRPPPLPPPLKKRRDHNTGLCLLVMFFMVLVALVGLGMGLFQLFHLQKELAELREVTPIHPLRKRS